One genomic window of Luteitalea pratensis includes the following:
- a CDS encoding YybH family protein: MTSWPRPERASLVPWDIDLERPTVGGGMTVLSVAVGVGALTALAVQLVQGPAASAGSDGDRATELAAIEQLHQQDIAATLSRDPVALTDLWTDDAIRLGPGQPAEVGKQAIRESNQRLAARPGVKVLTYVPEIKDVTIWDGWAVEWGYFAGSYVESPGGEAKQIRGARLWVLRKLPDGSWKVFRGMGTPVAVVAGAATAVAGTVVHGPATSAGSDRGRDADRAAIERLKQQDVVATIARDAVAMANMWTEDAVRLGPDAPAEIGNQAIRETNERSTARPIKVLTLVPQTRDLTIWDGGAVEWRTLTASFVASAGGEPKQVRGTVLGVYKKLPDGSWKVFRAMGLPE, translated from the coding sequence ATGACATCGTGGCCGCGTCCTGAGCGCGCAAGTCTTGTGCCCTGGGACATAGACCTGGAACGACCGACCGTTGGAGGGGGTATGACGGTGCTTTCCGTTGCCGTCGGCGTCGGCGCGTTGACTGCGCTGGCAGTGCAGCTGGTTCAGGGACCAGCTGCGTCTGCTGGAAGCGACGGGGACCGTGCGACCGAGCTGGCCGCCATCGAGCAACTCCACCAGCAGGACATCGCCGCGACGTTGTCGCGAGATCCGGTTGCACTGACCGATTTGTGGACCGACGACGCCATTCGTCTCGGCCCGGGCCAGCCGGCAGAAGTCGGAAAGCAAGCTATCCGAGAAAGTAACCAACGCTTGGCGGCTCGGCCAGGCGTCAAGGTGTTGACCTACGTTCCAGAGATCAAGGACGTGACGATCTGGGACGGCTGGGCAGTCGAGTGGGGTTACTTCGCTGGTTCGTATGTCGAATCGCCGGGTGGCGAGGCGAAGCAGATTCGTGGCGCGAGGCTCTGGGTGCTCAGGAAGCTCCCGGACGGCAGCTGGAAAGTCTTCCGCGGGATGGGGACTCCAGTTGCTGTCGTTGCCGGCGCGGCGACCGCGGTGGCAGGCACAGTGGTTCACGGACCGGCCACGTCGGCTGGAAGCGACAGAGGGCGCGATGCGGACCGCGCCGCCATCGAGAGGCTGAAACAGCAGGACGTGGTCGCGACGATTGCGCGAGATGCTGTTGCGATGGCGAATATGTGGACCGAGGACGCCGTTCGGCTCGGCCCCGACGCCCCGGCAGAGATCGGCAACCAAGCTATCCGAGAGACCAACGAACGCTCGACGGCTCGCCCGATCAAGGTGCTGACTCTGGTTCCCCAGACCAGGGACTTGACGATCTGGGACGGAGGGGCAGTCGAGTGGCGTACCCTCACGGCTTCCTTCGTCGCCTCGGCGGGTGGCGAGCCGAAGCAGGTTCGTGGCACGGTGCTCGGGGTGTACAAGAAGCTCCCGGACGGCAGCTGGAAAGTCTTCCGCGCGATGGGGCTCCCAGAATGA
- a CDS encoding substrate-binding domain-containing protein — translation MAASRVDLARSRIGMAVRRGIPKPDISTVDALKRVLLQAESIAYSAQVSGVYLATELFSRLGIVDQVMTKSTRVEVGRVGAVLARGEAEIGFQQISELLEVPGIDYVGPLPAEVQRVTVFSAAIAVGARHPDAALALIEFFASPIGLETMAKSGLDPISGR, via the coding sequence GTGGCGGCCAGCCGCGTCGACCTGGCGCGATCGCGCATCGGCATGGCAGTCCGGAGGGGGATTCCGAAGCCGGATATCAGCACGGTCGACGCGCTGAAGCGCGTCTTACTGCAAGCGGAATCCATTGCGTATTCCGCGCAGGTCAGCGGCGTCTATCTTGCCACCGAGCTGTTTTCGCGCCTCGGGATCGTCGACCAGGTGATGACCAAGAGCACGAGGGTTGAGGTCGGACGAGTGGGTGCGGTGCTGGCACGCGGCGAGGCGGAGATTGGCTTTCAACAAATCAGCGAGTTATTGGAGGTGCCCGGGATCGATTACGTCGGACCGCTACCAGCTGAAGTCCAACGAGTGACCGTGTTCTCGGCGGCTATCGCGGTTGGCGCAAGGCATCCGGATGCGGCTCTGGCGCTCATCGAGTTCTTCGCGTCGCCAATCGGACTGGAAACGATGGCGAAGAGCGGCCTCGATCCGATATCCGGCCGTTGA
- a CDS encoding DJ-1/PfpI family protein, with product MAPEKAVYVIVVEGFADWEPAHALAELRRHGQYRVESVGLTLATVESMGGIQVLPSTSVAKVDTADVAALILPGGDRWENSPVEPELEQLLNDLDAQGTPIAAICAATVAIARLGLLRGRRHTSNGLEYLRSNVPGYAESANYVDSPAVRDHGLITASGLGDVEFARELLEELNVLSVEDRATWASIFRSARLPGGAA from the coding sequence ATGGCACCAGAGAAAGCCGTTTACGTGATCGTGGTCGAAGGGTTCGCCGATTGGGAGCCCGCTCACGCCCTGGCAGAGTTGCGCCGTCATGGCCAGTATCGCGTGGAGTCGGTCGGCCTGACATTGGCGACTGTCGAATCGATGGGTGGGATCCAAGTGCTGCCGTCGACAAGCGTCGCCAAGGTCGACACGGCGGATGTGGCTGCGCTCATCCTCCCCGGCGGCGATCGTTGGGAGAACTCGCCTGTCGAACCGGAACTCGAACAGTTGTTGAACGATCTGGACGCGCAGGGCACTCCCATCGCCGCGATCTGCGCGGCCACCGTCGCGATCGCGCGCCTCGGTCTTCTACGAGGGCGTCGCCACACCAGCAACGGTCTCGAGTATCTGCGTTCGAACGTTCCTGGCTATGCAGAGTCGGCGAACTACGTCGATAGTCCGGCTGTACGCGATCACGGGCTCATCACCGCCAGTGGCCTCGGCGACGTGGAGTTCGCGCGTGAACTCCTCGAAGAACTGAACGTGCTCAGTGTCGAGGACCGGGCGACTTGGGCGTCCATCTTTCGCAGCGCCCGTCTGCCAGGCGGAGCTGCCTGA
- a CDS encoding serine/threonine-protein kinase, with the protein MSLRPGTSLGHYEILALLGAGGMGEVYRARDTRLGRDVALKILPEAFVNDPDRLARFQREAKTLASLNHPHIAHVHGFEEIGTTRALVLELVAGEDLAQRLAHGAVPMEEALPIARQIAEAIEVAHEAGIIHRDLKPANITVRHDGQVKVLDFGLAKAMEPPGSAVADPALSPTLTSPATLQGTLLGTAAYMAPEQARGKSVDKRADIWAFGVVLYEMLTGTRAFPGANGTEVLAAVLRDTPDLTALPADTPPSVRHLLARCLERDPSRRLRDIGEARIALEERAGSPPVAAGTTRESSPRARGVERLALWSLVAVAAASVTLAAWAVRGRGNAALTSTLEVQRFDVAFPRDIEPSSTTEGGIALSPNGKIVAMTGWKRGVRTVFVRRLDSEDTREMPGLFLEASAFSPDNTRIAFFGNGVLQSYSLIDGEMRTLTSGVEVGGGLAWGETGLVFARERALWIVEGEGREARRLTTLDAGRREVAHSGPAILPGGRIVLFSTFTPELGGERIEAVPTMGGPRSVVLERATSPVWSPTGHLLFTRNGGVLAVPLDAATATVTGTATPVFPAGQIAAGHSGTTALRVARTGTLAYVPSDSLLRRLVSVARDGAALPLDLSPGNLQTPRLSPDRRRVLVTDSASVLAAWDLERRSREQLTTPSPGTRFGMWSRDGSQLMYRRFNVPTLARIDATEQPMPIPYATANDFPSGPGPGADTLLVSRVQPGSLSDVFLLSTIGAFEPKPIVVTSGQEGGPHLSPDQRWIVYATAYGGRTAVSVRRYASLGRQWQVSEGSGTQARWSANGREIYYRDGTSVMAVPFDGLGDEPVIGKAMPLFRDDYEYGPGISIANYDPTPDGRFLMLRRESQGGQLHIVQNWTEELKQIIARGGVR; encoded by the coding sequence ATGAGCCTGCGACCCGGCACCTCGCTCGGTCACTACGAGATTCTCGCGCTCCTCGGCGCCGGGGGCATGGGCGAGGTGTATCGCGCCCGCGACACGCGGCTGGGCCGCGACGTGGCGCTGAAGATCCTCCCTGAGGCGTTCGTCAACGACCCGGACCGCCTCGCCCGCTTCCAACGTGAAGCGAAGACGCTCGCCTCGCTCAATCACCCGCACATTGCGCACGTGCACGGCTTCGAAGAGATCGGCACGACGCGGGCCCTCGTGCTCGAACTCGTCGCAGGCGAGGATCTGGCGCAGCGCCTCGCGCACGGCGCGGTCCCGATGGAGGAAGCGCTGCCCATCGCCCGCCAGATCGCCGAGGCGATCGAGGTCGCCCACGAGGCCGGCATCATCCATCGCGATCTGAAGCCGGCCAACATCACGGTGCGGCACGACGGCCAGGTGAAGGTGCTGGACTTCGGCCTCGCCAAGGCGATGGAGCCACCGGGCTCGGCCGTCGCCGATCCCGCGCTGTCGCCGACGCTCACGAGCCCGGCCACGCTGCAGGGCACCCTGCTCGGGACGGCGGCCTACATGGCGCCCGAGCAGGCGCGCGGCAAGTCCGTGGACAAGCGCGCGGACATCTGGGCCTTCGGGGTGGTGCTGTACGAGATGCTGACCGGGACGCGAGCGTTCCCAGGCGCGAACGGGACGGAGGTCCTGGCCGCGGTGTTGCGCGACACGCCTGACCTGACCGCACTGCCGGCAGACACGCCACCGTCCGTGCGTCACCTGCTCGCGCGCTGTCTCGAGCGCGATCCGTCGCGCCGTCTGCGTGACATCGGCGAGGCTCGCATCGCCCTCGAGGAAAGAGCAGGCAGCCCGCCCGTGGCCGCGGGCACAACACGCGAGTCGTCGCCGCGTGCTCGTGGTGTGGAGCGCCTTGCCCTGTGGTCACTTGTGGCCGTCGCGGCGGCCTCGGTCACCCTGGCAGCATGGGCCGTGCGCGGGCGCGGTAACGCCGCCCTCACCAGCACGCTGGAGGTGCAGCGCTTCGACGTCGCCTTTCCGCGCGACATCGAGCCAAGCTCCACGACGGAAGGCGGCATCGCCTTATCGCCAAACGGCAAGATCGTCGCCATGACCGGCTGGAAGAGGGGTGTGCGTACCGTCTTCGTCAGGCGCCTCGACAGCGAGGACACACGCGAGATGCCGGGATTATTCCTCGAGGCCTCCGCGTTCTCTCCAGACAACACGCGGATTGCGTTCTTCGGGAACGGCGTGCTCCAGTCGTACTCGCTCATCGACGGCGAGATGAGAACCCTGACCTCTGGCGTGGAGGTCGGCGGCGGACTGGCGTGGGGCGAGACCGGTCTCGTCTTCGCGCGAGAGCGCGCCTTGTGGATAGTCGAGGGGGAGGGGAGAGAAGCCCGGCGACTCACGACGCTCGACGCCGGGCGCCGCGAGGTCGCGCACTCCGGGCCGGCCATCCTGCCCGGTGGACGGATCGTGCTGTTTTCGACCTTCACGCCGGAGCTCGGCGGCGAGCGTATCGAGGCAGTGCCGACCATGGGAGGGCCGCGCAGCGTGGTGCTCGAGCGCGCCACGTCGCCTGTGTGGTCGCCAACGGGTCACCTGCTCTTCACGCGCAACGGCGGGGTGCTGGCGGTGCCGCTCGATGCGGCCACGGCGACCGTGACCGGCACCGCGACGCCCGTCTTCCCCGCCGGCCAGATCGCGGCCGGGCACAGCGGGACGACCGCCTTGCGAGTGGCGCGCACCGGCACGCTGGCGTATGTACCATCGGACTCCCTGCTGCGCCGGCTCGTCTCAGTGGCGCGTGACGGCGCCGCGCTCCCGCTGGACCTGTCACCAGGTAACCTCCAGACACCGCGTCTGTCGCCCGATCGGCGGCGGGTGTTGGTGACCGACAGCGCCAGCGTGTTGGCGGCCTGGGACCTCGAACGACGATCGCGGGAGCAACTGACGACACCCTCGCCTGGCACGAGGTTCGGGATGTGGAGCCGCGACGGGTCACAGCTCATGTACCGCCGCTTCAACGTCCCGACGCTGGCACGGATCGACGCCACCGAGCAGCCGATGCCGATACCCTACGCGACCGCCAACGACTTTCCCTCAGGGCCCGGGCCCGGCGCGGATACGCTCCTGGTGAGCCGCGTACAGCCAGGCAGCCTCAGCGACGTCTTCCTGCTCTCCACCATCGGCGCCTTCGAGCCGAAACCGATCGTGGTCACGAGCGGCCAAGAAGGCGGTCCTCACCTGTCACCCGACCAGCGCTGGATCGTATACGCCACGGCGTATGGCGGCCGGACGGCGGTGTCCGTGCGGCGGTACGCCTCGCTCGGTCGCCAGTGGCAGGTCTCGGAGGGCAGCGGTACCCAAGCGCGTTGGAGTGCGAACGGCCGCGAGATCTACTATCGGGACGGCACGTCGGTCATGGCCGTGCCGTTCGACGGTTTGGGCGACGAGCCCGTCATAGGCAAGGCCATGCCGCTCTTCAGGGACGACTACGAGTACGGGCCGGGGATTTCGATAGCCAACTACGATCCGACACCGGACGGGCGCTTCCTCATGCTCCGTCGCGAATCCCAGGGCGGGCAGTTGCACATCGTGCAGAACTGGACCGAAGAACTGAAACAGATCATCGCACGCGGCGGCGTGCGCTGA
- a CDS encoding FitA-like ribbon-helix-helix domain-containing protein has protein sequence MATVTLSVKNVPADLAQRLKARAALHHRSLQGELMAILDEASRQMTVEDLAALASRIGLRTPAESMRLVRDARAGRRR, from the coding sequence ATGGCTACGGTGACGCTTTCGGTCAAGAACGTCCCAGCCGATCTTGCGCAGCGCCTGAAGGCACGGGCCGCGCTACACCACCGTTCCCTGCAAGGCGAGCTGATGGCGATTCTGGATGAGGCCAGCCGGCAGATGACCGTCGAGGATCTGGCTGCACTCGCATCACGCATCGGATTGCGCACGCCAGCGGAGTCGATGCGCCTTGTCAGGGACGCGCGCGCTGGCCGTCGTCGTTGA
- a CDS encoding HupE/UreJ family protein encodes MLTLVGVLFALLVWAGRPAAHDLPADVVVHAFVKPEGQRLRVLVRVPLEAMRDVDYPTRGPEGLLDLTRIDRALADATSLWLVPAFEIREADTTLARPRIASARISLPSDRSFVSYEQALAHVTGPPLDAGARIYWNQSLLDVLLEYDIRSDRSALTINPVLARLGVRVATAVRFLPPGGGVRAFEWVGNPGLVRLDPRWHQAAWRFVQLGFSHILGGADHLLFLVCLAIPIRRLRALVPAVTAFAVAHSITLIASAFDLAPSALWFPPLIETLIALSIVCMAIENMMASTFAHRWVLAFGFGLVHGFGFGFALRESLQFAGAHLVASLLAFNVGVELGQVLVLLLILPPLALAFRHAASERVGTIVLSAVVAHVAWHWMVDRGAQLARFSIEWPQLDAAFAAATAGWLVILVVAAGALRLLRAFRDAML; translated from the coding sequence GTGCTGACCCTTGTCGGAGTCCTTTTCGCGCTGCTGGTGTGGGCCGGCCGCCCGGCCGCCCACGATCTGCCCGCCGACGTCGTCGTCCACGCGTTCGTCAAGCCGGAGGGCCAGCGACTCCGGGTGCTCGTCCGCGTCCCGCTCGAGGCGATGCGCGACGTCGACTATCCGACGCGCGGGCCGGAAGGTCTGCTGGACTTGACGCGGATTGATCGCGCTCTCGCCGACGCCACCTCGCTCTGGCTGGTGCCTGCGTTCGAGATTCGGGAAGCGGACACGACGCTCGCGCGCCCGCGTATCGCATCGGCACGCATCTCGCTGCCGTCCGATCGCTCGTTCGTGAGTTACGAGCAGGCCCTCGCGCACGTCACGGGCCCGCCGCTCGACGCCGGCGCCCGGATCTACTGGAATCAGTCGCTGCTCGACGTCCTGCTGGAGTACGACATCCGTTCGGATCGATCCGCGTTGACGATCAATCCGGTGCTCGCGCGGCTCGGCGTGCGCGTCGCCACGGCCGTGCGGTTCCTCCCTCCCGGCGGTGGAGTCCGGGCCTTCGAGTGGGTCGGCAACCCCGGCCTCGTCCGCCTCGATCCCCGCTGGCACCAGGCGGCCTGGCGATTCGTGCAGCTGGGATTCAGCCACATCCTCGGCGGTGCGGATCACCTGCTCTTTCTTGTCTGCCTCGCGATCCCGATTCGCCGGCTCAGGGCCCTCGTGCCCGCCGTCACTGCCTTTGCCGTTGCGCATTCGATTACGCTCATCGCGTCGGCCTTCGATCTCGCGCCAAGCGCGCTCTGGTTCCCGCCACTCATCGAGACACTCATCGCGCTCTCGATCGTCTGCATGGCGATCGAGAACATGATGGCCTCGACGTTCGCTCATCGCTGGGTGCTGGCCTTCGGGTTCGGCCTGGTGCATGGCTTCGGCTTCGGGTTTGCACTGCGCGAGTCCCTCCAGTTCGCCGGAGCGCACCTGGTGGCGTCACTGCTGGCGTTCAATGTCGGCGTCGAACTCGGACAGGTGCTCGTCCTGCTGTTGATCCTGCCGCCCCTGGCGCTCGCGTTCCGGCATGCGGCCTCCGAGCGAGTCGGCACCATCGTCTTGTCGGCCGTTGTGGCGCACGTTGCGTGGCACTGGATGGTGGACCGCGGCGCCCAACTCGCCCGGTTCAGCATTGAATGGCCGCAGTTGGATGCCGCGTTCGCCGCGGCGACGGCCGGCTGGCTGGTGATCCTGGTGGTCGCCGCAGGCGCCCTCCGGCTGCTCCGGGCCTTCCGCGACGCCATGCTTTGA
- a CDS encoding alpha-hydroxy acid oxidase: MSLSRRAALSRVGAVAGASALGATGQVVRTAAGQSAPMPSAGAQALNLSDYEGLARERLPHMVYEFVASGAADEHTLRWNREAYDRIRLQPQALVDVSTLDTRVSLFGQELPFPILLAPTSFHRAIHPEGELETARGAGAASATLVVSTATNTRIEDIARVATHPLWFQMYIQRDRGFTRELVQQVQGANCRALCVTVDRASLGARNRSQRVNFTLPSGVTTPYLSDINTGSKQVLSANYQVTWKDVEWLRSFAKVPVLLKGILNPADADRAVREGVAGIMVSNHGARNLDTLPATIDALPLVADKVAGRVPILVDGGIRRGTDVVKALALGASAVLIGRPYLYALGVDGAAGVSRMINILRSELEMAMALTGCPTLRSIDRSVLWPH; this comes from the coding sequence ATGTCACTCTCACGAAGAGCCGCATTGTCGCGTGTGGGTGCCGTGGCGGGAGCCTCGGCCCTTGGTGCCACTGGGCAAGTGGTGCGCACCGCTGCTGGACAGTCGGCGCCGATGCCATCCGCGGGCGCGCAGGCGCTGAACCTGTCCGACTACGAGGGGCTCGCCCGCGAGCGGCTTCCGCACATGGTGTACGAGTTTGTCGCGAGTGGCGCGGCGGACGAACACACCTTGCGCTGGAACCGGGAGGCGTACGACCGAATCAGGTTGCAGCCGCAGGCATTGGTCGACGTGTCCACGCTCGATACCCGGGTGTCGCTCTTCGGCCAGGAGCTTCCGTTCCCCATTCTGCTCGCGCCCACGTCCTTCCACCGCGCCATACACCCTGAAGGTGAGCTCGAGACTGCGCGAGGCGCAGGCGCAGCCTCTGCCACCCTCGTGGTCAGCACGGCCACCAATACCAGGATCGAGGACATCGCACGTGTCGCGACTCATCCGCTATGGTTTCAGATGTATATCCAGCGCGATCGCGGGTTCACGCGCGAGTTGGTGCAACAGGTCCAGGGGGCCAATTGCCGCGCGCTCTGTGTGACGGTCGACCGAGCGTCGCTCGGCGCAAGGAATCGCAGCCAGCGCGTGAACTTCACGCTTCCGAGTGGCGTGACGACGCCGTACCTCAGCGACATCAACACCGGCTCGAAGCAGGTCTTGAGCGCCAACTACCAGGTTACGTGGAAGGACGTCGAATGGCTGCGCTCGTTTGCGAAGGTCCCGGTGTTGCTCAAGGGGATCCTGAATCCTGCGGATGCGGACCGTGCGGTGCGTGAGGGCGTCGCCGGCATCATGGTGTCCAATCATGGCGCGCGCAATCTCGATACGCTGCCGGCAACGATCGACGCACTACCGCTGGTGGCCGACAAGGTGGCTGGCCGCGTGCCCATCCTGGTCGACGGCGGCATCCGGCGAGGCACCGATGTCGTCAAGGCGCTGGCCCTGGGTGCGTCTGCGGTCCTGATCGGTCGCCCGTATCTCTACGCACTCGGCGTGGACGGGGCCGCCGGCGTGAGCCGGATGATCAACATTCTGCGGAGCGAACTCGAGATGGCCATGGCGCTCACCGGTTGTCCGACGCTCCGGAGCATCGATCGCTCCGTCCTCTGGCCGCACTGA
- a CDS encoding Nramp family divalent metal transporter, whose protein sequence is MHKPVAGQPSGPGSDDTLKDVPSGCLPPMKVRDMPEPLPLTKILGPSVILAGLGVGSGEYIIWPFITSAVGPAFLWAAVLSVTFQYFINMEIERYTLVTGETAIAGFVRRWRHWGWIFCLFTLVPNMWPGWATGGVTAFTFLVGGGNVGYITVGVMVAIGFSLTMSPVVYKTLERAQFFKVALTLVFLSVAIAAAIEPSAWADLPQAVTGIGTLPDSTAIPITLLLSALVFAGAGGVNNLAQSNWIRDKGFGMGAYIPRIVSPITGEDVALPTTGVMMRTDAANLARFAVWWKRANTEQLVSFWFICIFSIVTFSMLAHSTISGQQFSAQANLGFIKAEGEMLQKVVAPWFGKFFWVFGSMSLVLVALGTVDYIARIVADILRTVYLQGNELWSESRIYFFAVWAGVVSGSVILLSGVQQPLVLLMTAACLNGLVMVVYGVLLIQLNLRGLPKPLRIHGMRLVMLVLATAFYAFFGGWLVIAQVRAFLGA, encoded by the coding sequence ATGCACAAGCCAGTCGCAGGACAACCTTCCGGCCCGGGATCCGACGACACGCTCAAGGATGTCCCGTCAGGCTGCCTGCCGCCGATGAAGGTGCGCGACATGCCGGAGCCGCTGCCACTGACGAAGATCCTCGGGCCGAGCGTCATCCTCGCCGGGCTGGGCGTCGGCTCCGGCGAGTACATCATCTGGCCGTTCATCACCTCCGCGGTGGGGCCCGCCTTCCTGTGGGCTGCCGTCCTCAGCGTGACGTTCCAGTACTTCATCAACATGGAGATCGAGCGCTACACGCTGGTCACCGGCGAGACGGCGATTGCGGGGTTCGTCCGGCGCTGGCGACACTGGGGCTGGATCTTCTGTCTCTTCACGCTGGTGCCGAACATGTGGCCGGGCTGGGCGACCGGCGGCGTCACCGCGTTCACGTTCCTGGTCGGTGGTGGCAACGTTGGCTACATCACGGTAGGCGTGATGGTCGCCATCGGCTTCTCGCTGACGATGTCGCCGGTCGTGTACAAGACGCTGGAGCGCGCGCAGTTCTTCAAGGTCGCGCTGACGCTCGTGTTCCTCTCGGTGGCGATCGCGGCCGCCATCGAACCATCGGCGTGGGCCGATCTCCCGCAGGCGGTGACGGGTATCGGCACGCTCCCGGATTCGACGGCGATTCCGATTACGCTCCTGCTCAGTGCGCTCGTGTTCGCCGGCGCCGGCGGCGTCAACAACCTCGCGCAGAGCAACTGGATCCGCGACAAGGGGTTCGGGATGGGCGCCTACATCCCGCGTATCGTGTCGCCGATTACCGGCGAGGACGTCGCCCTGCCCACCACCGGCGTGATGATGCGCACCGACGCGGCCAACCTGGCGCGGTTCGCGGTCTGGTGGAAGCGGGCCAACACCGAGCAACTGGTGAGTTTCTGGTTCATCTGCATCTTCTCGATCGTGACGTTTTCGATGCTCGCGCATTCGACCATCAGCGGGCAGCAGTTCTCCGCGCAGGCCAACCTCGGGTTCATCAAGGCCGAAGGCGAGATGCTGCAGAAGGTGGTCGCCCCGTGGTTCGGCAAGTTCTTCTGGGTCTTCGGGTCGATGTCGCTGGTGCTGGTCGCGCTCGGCACGGTCGATTACATCGCCCGCATCGTCGCCGACATCCTGCGCACCGTGTACCTGCAGGGCAATGAGTTGTGGAGCGAGAGCCGCATCTACTTCTTCGCGGTGTGGGCGGGCGTGGTCTCGGGGTCGGTGATCCTGCTCAGCGGCGTGCAGCAGCCGCTCGTGCTGCTGATGACGGCGGCCTGCCTCAACGGGCTGGTGATGGTGGTCTACGGCGTGCTGTTGATCCAGTTGAACCTGCGCGGCCTGCCAAAACCGCTCCGGATCCACGGCATGCGACTGGTGATGCTGGTGCTCGCGACTGCGTTCTATGCGTTCTTCGGCGGCTGGCTGGTGATCGCCCAGGTACGCGCGTTCCTCGGCGCGTAA
- a CDS encoding MFS transporter, translating into MSTFAPFRHRTFFAIWVANLVSNFGSLIQGVGASWLMTSLAPSADMVSLVQASTSLPIMLLSLAAGALADIRDRRRVMLAAQGWMLAVSAVLAALAHLDALTPWVLLAFTFMIGCGAALNGPAWQSSVGEQVPREDLPGAIALNSLGFNLARASGPAIGGLVVASFGADAAFLVNAISYVGLIVVLLQWQRPAQEFDIAPESLLPAMGAGLRYASLSSRINRVLVRAAVFGLLAAAIWALLPLVARDALAGGPLVYGLLLGAFGSGAVLGALTSARLRHSLSNERIVGVSSIVFGIGSVCTGLSTSLPLTILALVAAGACWVLALSTFNILVQLASPRWVVGRTMSVYQMATFGGLAFGSWTWGHVADGFGLRAAVTTAGGLMVMSAALGAWLHLPDQEALDVEPSGAWRDPRVALALPPDAGPVVTVLEYIVPASRHTPFLQAMDGLRRVRRRDGARAWSLLQDVAEPDRWIERFESPTWIDHLRQHQRVTNADREVEARVEALIADGTRPAVRHMLEHEVGMSARPWASPEAARTGATDPNVPSGIALAEPAGRQTTAER; encoded by the coding sequence GTGAGCACATTCGCTCCCTTCCGCCATCGCACGTTCTTCGCGATCTGGGTGGCGAACCTGGTGTCGAACTTCGGCAGCCTGATCCAGGGTGTCGGCGCGTCGTGGCTGATGACTTCGCTCGCGCCATCGGCAGACATGGTGTCGCTGGTGCAGGCGTCCACGTCGCTGCCGATCATGCTGCTCTCCCTGGCAGCCGGGGCGCTGGCCGATATCCGCGATCGCCGTCGCGTGATGCTCGCCGCCCAGGGCTGGATGCTGGCCGTCTCGGCGGTGCTGGCGGCCCTGGCGCACCTGGACGCGCTGACGCCGTGGGTCCTGCTCGCCTTCACGTTCATGATCGGCTGCGGTGCCGCGCTCAACGGACCGGCGTGGCAGTCCAGCGTCGGCGAACAGGTACCACGTGAGGACCTGCCCGGCGCGATCGCCCTGAACAGCCTGGGCTTCAACCTCGCGCGGGCGTCCGGACCGGCCATCGGCGGGTTGGTCGTCGCGAGCTTCGGCGCCGATGCGGCATTCCTCGTGAACGCGATTTCCTACGTCGGCCTGATCGTCGTGCTCCTGCAATGGCAGCGTCCGGCGCAGGAGTTCGACATCGCGCCCGAGAGCCTGCTGCCGGCCATGGGCGCGGGCCTGCGCTACGCGTCGCTGTCATCCCGCATCAATCGGGTGCTGGTGCGCGCGGCCGTCTTCGGGCTGCTCGCGGCGGCGATCTGGGCGCTGCTGCCGCTGGTCGCGCGCGACGCTCTCGCCGGTGGACCGCTCGTCTACGGGTTGCTGCTCGGCGCGTTCGGCAGTGGCGCCGTCCTCGGCGCGTTGACGAGCGCACGACTGCGGCACTCCCTCAGCAACGAGCGCATCGTCGGCGTCAGTTCGATCGTGTTCGGCATCGGCTCGGTGTGCACCGGGCTGAGCACGTCGCTGCCCCTGACGATCCTGGCGCTCGTCGCCGCCGGCGCATGCTGGGTCCTCGCGCTCTCGACGTTCAACATCCTCGTGCAACTCGCGTCTCCACGCTGGGTTGTCGGGCGAACGATGTCGGTGTACCAGATGGCCACGTTCGGCGGCCTGGCGTTTGGCAGCTGGACGTGGGGACATGTCGCGGACGGCTTCGGCCTTCGCGCGGCGGTGACGACGGCGGGCGGACTGATGGTGATGTCGGCGGCGCTCGGTGCCTGGTTGCACCTGCCCGACCAGGAGGCACTCGACGTCGAGCCGTCCGGTGCGTGGCGTGATCCGCGTGTCGCCCTGGCGCTACCCCCGGACGCCGGCCCCGTCGTCACCGTCCTCGAGTACATCGTCCCGGCGAGCCGGCACACGCCGTTCCTGCAAGCGATGGACGGGCTAAGGCGGGTCCGGCGCCGGGATGGCGCGCGTGCCTGGAGCCTGCTGCAGGACGTCGCGGAGCCAGATCGCTGGATCGAACGGTTCGAGAGCCCGACGTGGATCGATCACCTGCGGCAGCACCAGCGCGTGACCAACGCCGATCGCGAGGTCGAGGCGCGCGTGGAAGCGCTGATCGCCGACGGCACCCGGCCGGCCGTGCGCCACATGCTGGAGCACGAGGTCGGGATGTCGGCACGGCCGTGGGCCTCGCCGGAGGCCGCCAGGACCGGCGCGACCGATCCGAACGTGCCGTCGGGGATCGCGCTGGCGGAGCCAGCAGGTCGACAAACGACCGCTGAACGATAA